Proteins encoded in a region of the Syngnathus typhle isolate RoL2023-S1 ecotype Sweden linkage group LG20, RoL_Styp_1.0, whole genome shotgun sequence genome:
- the grhl2b gene encoding grainyhead-like transcription factor 2b isoform X1 — translation MSQETDNKRLVVVVPNESSFPAVRRAYTSEDEAWRSYLENPLTAATKAMMSINGDEDSANALGLLYDYYKVPKEKRLLTAPKVAEITEEQEKRSPSNPNGVEAETLDNRVQVLKSVPVNLSLNTEDPGGPGAGGAPSVALVKAESYAPVFMTTGAGLHYRVDGEEASRVVYEQSPYEVTTVSHNSYVKEDQHSPPDSPFDEEGDTKYHTPSSLASDDFLFHQVGTESFQYTLDATRSLRQKQGEGPMTYLNKGQFYAVTLNELSANKRLRHPISKVRSVIMVVFSEDKNRDEQLKYWKYWHSRQHTAKQRVLDIADYKESFNTIGNIEEIAYNAISFTWDVNEEAKIFITVNCLSTDFSSQKGVKGLPLMIQMDTYSYNNRSNKPLHRAYSQIKVFCDKGAERKIRDEERKLFRKKSKGKDGGASVITVPKKSDTTYFKTMTDLEAQPVLFIPDVHFGNLQRAGQVFTFNTEEMEREGSVLVKRMFRPSEDDLCPSPQKQIKEEVNKRVLLYVRKETDEVFDALMLKSPTLRGLVDAISEKYNLTTEKITKVYKKSKKGILVNMDDNIIEHYSNEDTFILHMETFADTYKVTLTEI, via the exons ATGTCACAGGAGACAGACAA TAAGcgtctggtggtggtggtccccAACGAGAGCTCCTTCCCAGCCGTACGGCGGGCCTACACCAGCGAGGATGAGGCTTGGCGCTCCTACCTGGAGAACCCGCTGACAGCCGCCACCAAGGCCATGATGAGCATCAACGGTGACGAGGACAGCGCCAACGCCCTGGGACTCCTCTACGACTACTACAAG GTTCCTAAAGAAAAGAGACTCCTGACCGCTCCCAAAGTTGCGGAAATAACAGAAGAGCAGGAGAAAAG GTCGCCTAGTAACCCCAACGGCGTCGAAGCCGAGACGTTGGACAACCGTGTCCAGGTTCTTAAGTCGGTCCCCGTCAACCTGTCGCTCAACACGGAAGACCCCGGTGGCCCCGGAGCTGGCGGGGCGCCCTCCGTGGCCCTGGTGAAGGCCGAGTCCTACGCGCCTGTCTTCATGACGACGGGCGCCGGGCTCCACTATCGCGTGGACGGCGAGGAGGCATCTCGGGTGGTCTACGAGCAGAGCCCCTACGAGGTGACCACAGTCAGCCACAATTCCTACGTGAAGGAGGACCAGCACAGCCCGCCGGACAGCCCCTTTGACGAGGAAGGGGACACG AAGTACCACACGCCTTCCTCGCTGGCGTCAGATGACTTTTTGTTCCACCAGGTCGGAAC CGAGAGCTTCCAGTACACCCTGGATGCCACTCGCTCGCTCCGTCAGAAACAGGGCGAGGGCCCCATGACTTACCTAAACAAGGGCCAGTTCTACGCCGTCACCCTCAACGAGCTCAGCGCTAACAAACGCCTACGACACCCCATCAGTAAAGTGCGG AGTGTGATCATGGTGGTGTTTAGCGAGGACAAAAACAGAGACGAGCAGCTGAAATACTGGAAGTACTGGCACTCCCGGCAGCACACGGCCAAGCAGAGAGTCCTGGACATCG CTGACTACAAGGAAAGCTTCAACACCATCGGCAACATCGAAGAAATCGCCTACAATGCCATCTCCTTCACGTGGGACGTCAACGAAGAGGCCAAG ATCTTCATCACGGTCAACTGCCTGAGTACGGACTTTTCGTCGCAGAAGGGCGTCAAGGGTTTGCCTCTGATGATCCAGATGGACACTTACAGCTACAATAATCGCAGCAACAAACCTCTGCACAGGGCCTACTCGCAGATCAAGGTCTTCTGTGACAAG ggaGCAGAACGTAAGATAAGAGATGAAGAGAGAAAGCTGTTCCGCAAGAAGTCCAAAG GTAAAGATGGAGGCGCCAGTGTTATAACGGTACCCAAGAAATCGGATACCACATATTTCAAGACCATGACCGACCTGGAAGCACAACCTGTCCTCTTCATCCCCGACGTCCATTTTGGAAACCTGCAGAGGGCCGGACAG GtgttcaccttcaacacagaggaaatgGAGCGAGAAGG GAGCGTGCTGGTCAAGAGGATGTTCCGGCCGTCCGAGGACGACTTGTGTCCGTCGCCGCAGAAACAGATCAAGGAGGAGGTGAACAAGAGAG TTCTGCTGTATGTCCGGAAGGAGACAGATGAGGTGTTCGACGCGCTCATGCTAAAGTCGCCGACGCTGCGAGGCCTCGTGGACGCG ATATCTGAGAAATACAACTTGACCACGGAGAAGATCACCAAGGTCtacaagaaaagcaaaaaagg
- the grhl2b gene encoding grainyhead-like transcription factor 2b isoform X2 — protein MMSINGDEDSANALGLLYDYYKVPKEKRLLTAPKVAEITEEQEKRSPSNPNGVEAETLDNRVQVLKSVPVNLSLNTEDPGGPGAGGAPSVALVKAESYAPVFMTTGAGLHYRVDGEEASRVVYEQSPYEVTTVSHNSYVKEDQHSPPDSPFDEEGDTKYHTPSSLASDDFLFHQVGTESFQYTLDATRSLRQKQGEGPMTYLNKGQFYAVTLNELSANKRLRHPISKVRSVIMVVFSEDKNRDEQLKYWKYWHSRQHTAKQRVLDIADYKESFNTIGNIEEIAYNAISFTWDVNEEAKIFITVNCLSTDFSSQKGVKGLPLMIQMDTYSYNNRSNKPLHRAYSQIKVFCDKGAERKIRDEERKLFRKKSKGKDGGASVITVPKKSDTTYFKTMTDLEAQPVLFIPDVHFGNLQRAGQVFTFNTEEMEREGSVLVKRMFRPSEDDLCPSPQKQIKEEVNKRVLLYVRKETDEVFDALMLKSPTLRGLVDAISEKYNLTTEKITKVYKKSKKGILVNMDDNIIEHYSNEDTFILHMETFADTYKVTLTEI, from the exons ATGATGAGCATCAACGGTGACGAGGACAGCGCCAACGCCCTGGGACTCCTCTACGACTACTACAAG GTTCCTAAAGAAAAGAGACTCCTGACCGCTCCCAAAGTTGCGGAAATAACAGAAGAGCAGGAGAAAAG GTCGCCTAGTAACCCCAACGGCGTCGAAGCCGAGACGTTGGACAACCGTGTCCAGGTTCTTAAGTCGGTCCCCGTCAACCTGTCGCTCAACACGGAAGACCCCGGTGGCCCCGGAGCTGGCGGGGCGCCCTCCGTGGCCCTGGTGAAGGCCGAGTCCTACGCGCCTGTCTTCATGACGACGGGCGCCGGGCTCCACTATCGCGTGGACGGCGAGGAGGCATCTCGGGTGGTCTACGAGCAGAGCCCCTACGAGGTGACCACAGTCAGCCACAATTCCTACGTGAAGGAGGACCAGCACAGCCCGCCGGACAGCCCCTTTGACGAGGAAGGGGACACG AAGTACCACACGCCTTCCTCGCTGGCGTCAGATGACTTTTTGTTCCACCAGGTCGGAAC CGAGAGCTTCCAGTACACCCTGGATGCCACTCGCTCGCTCCGTCAGAAACAGGGCGAGGGCCCCATGACTTACCTAAACAAGGGCCAGTTCTACGCCGTCACCCTCAACGAGCTCAGCGCTAACAAACGCCTACGACACCCCATCAGTAAAGTGCGG AGTGTGATCATGGTGGTGTTTAGCGAGGACAAAAACAGAGACGAGCAGCTGAAATACTGGAAGTACTGGCACTCCCGGCAGCACACGGCCAAGCAGAGAGTCCTGGACATCG CTGACTACAAGGAAAGCTTCAACACCATCGGCAACATCGAAGAAATCGCCTACAATGCCATCTCCTTCACGTGGGACGTCAACGAAGAGGCCAAG ATCTTCATCACGGTCAACTGCCTGAGTACGGACTTTTCGTCGCAGAAGGGCGTCAAGGGTTTGCCTCTGATGATCCAGATGGACACTTACAGCTACAATAATCGCAGCAACAAACCTCTGCACAGGGCCTACTCGCAGATCAAGGTCTTCTGTGACAAG ggaGCAGAACGTAAGATAAGAGATGAAGAGAGAAAGCTGTTCCGCAAGAAGTCCAAAG GTAAAGATGGAGGCGCCAGTGTTATAACGGTACCCAAGAAATCGGATACCACATATTTCAAGACCATGACCGACCTGGAAGCACAACCTGTCCTCTTCATCCCCGACGTCCATTTTGGAAACCTGCAGAGGGCCGGACAG GtgttcaccttcaacacagaggaaatgGAGCGAGAAGG GAGCGTGCTGGTCAAGAGGATGTTCCGGCCGTCCGAGGACGACTTGTGTCCGTCGCCGCAGAAACAGATCAAGGAGGAGGTGAACAAGAGAG TTCTGCTGTATGTCCGGAAGGAGACAGATGAGGTGTTCGACGCGCTCATGCTAAAGTCGCCGACGCTGCGAGGCCTCGTGGACGCG ATATCTGAGAAATACAACTTGACCACGGAGAAGATCACCAAGGTCtacaagaaaagcaaaaaagg
- the si:ch211-288g17.3 gene encoding chromosomal protein D1, producing the protein MEEEPTVFEEQGSVPGQQESNKDISVVKSGRGRPKGPKKSQISVHDVNLMELVSDIANNSSVVGFEDTSKVEDYVPKKRGRPKGSGSKRSVEKVAHDNGTDTPKKGRGRPKGSGKRKAENVTSEDESEEAGPTDSSVSKAPRVELGDDDNNSPVNNSPNCIATSRGRGRPRKSSAERRPAPTVDGPRRGRGRPKGSVNKKPTMSLALFQAGRPRRKQIPPSRLVIRLPRKSLKRGRPKKVASGRGRPRKYPLPSPEDSKNRVWKPLGRPRKHPIPGAAVGVPATRRGRGRPPKLDAVKHPTASYDGPPRKRGRPRKYPSGSRGEPAKPKVWKPLGRPRKYPLVDPPEGAPEPPRRTPGRPRKSASKRGAHLRNPALPRPPQSTAVEDGAPRKRGRPKNSGNKNKVHSAASPDDTASNHSDNAEKERKGQEAGEHKDDPTAQQQEEHAAAAEEGGTSQE; encoded by the coding sequence ATGGAAGAAGAACCGACAGTGTTTGAAGAACAAGGTAGCGTTCCGGGCCAACAGGAGTCCAATAAGGACATTTCTGTGGTAAAAAGTGGCAGGGGGAGACCTAAAGGTCCCAAGAAGTCGCAGATCAGCGTTCACGACGTAAACCTCATGGAGCTTGTTTCAGACATCGCCAACAACAGCTCTGTAGTGGGATTCGAGGACACGAGCAAGGTGGAAGATTACGTGCCCAAAAAGAGGGGCCGGCCAAAGGGCTCCGGGAGCAAGCGTTCGGTGGAAAAGGTGGCCCATGACAACGGCACGGACACGCCCAAAAAGGGAAGAGGGCGCCCTAAAGGATCCGGGAAGCGCAAGGCCGAGAATGTCACGAGCGAGGACGAAAGCGAAGAAGCGGGGCCTACCGATAGCTCTGTCAGTAAGGCACCTCGCGTCGAGCTAGGCGATGATGATAACAACTCACCCGTCAACAACTCACCCAACTGCATCGCCACCTCGCGGGGCAGAGGGCGACCAAGGAAGAGCAGCGCCGAGCGGCGGCCGGCGCCCACCGTAGATGGTCCCAGAAGAGGGCGGGGCCGACCAAAAGGCTCCGTCAACAAGAAGCCAACCATGTCCTTGGCACTCTTCCAAGCAGGACGCCCCCGCAGAAAGCAGATCCCGCCTTCTCGGCTGGTCATTCGCCTCCCCAGAAAAAGCTTGAAGCGCGGGAGACCCAAGAAAGTAGCTTCGGGAAGGGGTCGCCCCAGGAAGTACCCGCTGCCGTCCCCTGAGGACTCCAAAAACAGAGTGTGGAAGCCCCTCGGGAGACCGAGGAAGCATCCTATCCCCGGGGCTGCGGTGGGCGTCCCAGCCACTCGTCGGGGCAGAGGTCGTCCGCCCAAGTTAGACGCCGTAAAACATCCCACTGCCTCGTACGACGGACCACCACGAAAAAGAGGCCGACCCAGGAAGTACCCCTCTGGCTCCCGCGGCGAGCCCGCTAAGCCCAAAGTGTGGAAGCCCCTCGGGAGACCTCGAAAGTATCCTCTGGTGGATCCTCCTGAGGGAGCCCCCGAACCCCCTCGCCGCACACCAGGTCGACCACGCAAGTCCGCATCCAAACGAGGAGCCCACCTACGCAACCCCGCCTTGCCACGCCCCCCTCAGTCGACCGCGGTAGAGGACGGCGCGCCGCGCAAAAGGGGACGCCCCAAGAACTCTGGCAACAAGAACAAAGTCCATAGCGCGGCTTCGCCCGACGACACCGCATCCAACCATTCCGACAACGCTGAAAAGGAACGTAAGGGACAGGAAGCGGGAGAGCACAAAGACGACCCCACCGCCCAGCAACAGGAAgaacacgccgccgccgccgaggagGGTGGTACTTCTCAAGAGTGA
- the LOC133144247 gene encoding trypsin-like yields the protein MKALILLALLGAAFVAAEQDDKIVGGSECPRHSVPYQVSLNAGYHFCGGSLISSQWVVSAAHCYKSRVQVRLGEHNIAVNEGTEQWIDAAMLVKHPQYNSQNLDNDIMLIKLSRPAALNNYVRTVALPSRCTFADENCLVSGWGNMAAPGNNFPDRLQCLRQPIIDDRICKNAYPHLFTQNMLCSGFMQGGASSCQGDSGGPLVCNGELQGVVSWGYDCAMKGHPSVYARVCRYNSWINNVMRNY from the exons atgaaggccctgatTCTGCTGGCTTTGCTCGGTGCAGCAT TTGTTGCTGCCGAGCAGGACGATAAGATTGTCGGGGGTTCTGAGTGCCCCCGTCACTCGGTCCCCTATCAGGTGTCGCTCAACGCCGGCTACCATTTCTGCGGTGGCTCCCTCATCTCCAGCCAGTGGGTGGTCTCTGCTGCCCACTGTTACAAGTC CCGCGTCCAAGTGCGTCTGGGCGAGCACAACATCGCCGTCAACGAGGGCACGGAGCAGTGGATTGACGCAGCCATGCTGGTCAAGCACCCGCAGTACAACAGCCAAAACCTGGACAACGACATCATGCTGATCAAGCTGAGCCGCCCGGCCGCCCTCAACAACTACGTCCGCACCGTGGCGCTGCCCTCTCGTTGCACCTTCGCCGACGAGAACTGCTTGGTGTCCGGCTGGGGCAATATGGCCGCCCCTGGCA ACAACTTCCCCGACAGGCTTCAGTGTCTGAGGCAGCCCATCATTGACGACAGGATCTGCAAGAACGCTTACCCGCACCTCTTTACCCAGAACATGCTCTGCTCCGGCTTCATGCAGGGCGGCGCCAGCAGCTGCCAG GGGGACTCTGGCGGTCCTCTGGTTTGCAACGGTGAGCTGCAGGGTGTGGTCTCCTGGGGCTACGACTGCGCCATGAAGGGTCACCCCAGCGTGTACGCCCGCGTGTGTCGCTACAACAGCTGGATCAACAACGTCATGAGGAATTATTAA